The following is a genomic window from Drosophila busckii strain San Diego stock center, stock number 13000-0081.31 chromosome 2L, ASM1175060v1, whole genome shotgun sequence.
ATTATGGTGCTGCCCCACATGCTGAGATCATAGCCCCAAGGCAGATACAATACACCCGTATTGTACTTTTCCCAATGGGATACAAAGAAGTTGAAGTAGACCGTTAGGCAGACATAGTACATGCGCAAGGGACGCACGGAGTAGACGCGACTGCGTCCAAATATGCTATACAGGCAAGTGGGTATCAGCATGGCTGTGTACGAGTCCAAGCCATGATCGAAGAGCTCGCCCAATGGACCGGAGAGTCCAATGCGTCGCGCCTGCTTGCCATCTATGCCATCCAAAGTGTAAGCTACAAATACATTGATGGCAGCGCAGAACCAAACCCAACTGGGTATAGGCGTGGTATGTGCCTCGCCAGAGCTGGCCTCAAAGTTCCAGTCGTAGTAGGAGAGCAACACTAAATTCATTGCACCAAACAGGAAGCCCAGAAAGGTCATGAGGTTGGGCGCAAACCAGCGCGGGAAGAACTGCAACATTTGCCatattgatattattattgatttatttacactgCTTGGCTGCTAACTCACCTTGACAAGCCAATTCCAAAAGGGATGCATCACATATTGACTCAGAGGTGAGGTATCTATGGCGCTGtactataaacataaataaacaaatttataaacgtCACGACAGCACTCCCTACAGATTTCGCACATACTTTATAGTTGTCGAAGCCATTTAGATGCTCCTGCGTTAGATAATCCTGATCAAGCAAACGCTGTAACTTCATCGTAGCTATATGACGCACGTGTTCCTTTCAATTGTTTGCGTACAGTTAGACTAGCAATTGCGGGAGAGGAGACGGCAGCAGACGCGACGATTGATGGCGGCactcttgttgttgcgtttgctgttgttgttgcaattgacTGACGGGCACCCACTACTTTTAAtctaatttacatttatactAAATTGCATAAGTCAACCGACAGCACTAAAGACGCACATTACGTGTGGCCataaatagcaatttattGAGCTAAGTAGACTTCTGCtcttttcaaaattatattgcCGGTTGTTTTTTCcacgcgcacacatacacatacacacactaacacacaacTTTCTTACACGCACTCAGCTGGCTTTTGGGGGTTGTTTTACAACACACTTTAACGTATTTACATATGTGCAAAAAGCGATGACACGTGTGCATTTATGGTTTTAAAATGCTTAGCAAGCCTATTGTCCATTAGCAAggcacaattaattaataattatattttaaagttgccACTAGACTAGAGCTGCCAAAAgtatatatcgatatatcggCAAAAGAATTCGCTATAAGAGATAAGAGTTTtcaaaaatatcgatatattgaCAGTAACTTTCTCATTGATTTACACTTATTGAATGGGCTTTATTGTTGTAGGACGTTTCAAAAATTCATGTTTCAGTTAACAAATCACATTGTATAGAAAACAACCAAAGTGTAATACATAAGTAATGCTTGTGCTAGCCAAGTTGCGTAACAAAATTGatctaaaataaacaaaattaattgacttAACGCTGCTAAATGCTATAACTACAATATGATAGTGTAGATGATTATACGTTTTGTTAAGGTAACTGCTTAGTTTGATTTCTTTAAATTCCGTTTACGTATGTTGCCTGGACAGCCGACAGTGCTAAGCAAATGTAGCTTCCAGCCGCCATCTAAGGGCAAATGCACATCGTCATGGCACAATGGGCAGCGAGCAGCACCCGTTTTCAGttctgaaaataaattattttataataaacaatcgAAAAGTTGGTAAACAGTTAAAGCTACCACGACAGTAATCCTCCATTTGATGTAGCTCGTAGAGTTGCTTATGCACCGACTCTGTGCAGCGTGTACAGACCACATAGCTCTCTTTGGCTTCGCACTCGCTGGTCAGATGATAATTGAGTGCCGCTACCTCCAGCACTTGGCTGCATTGCGGGCACTTGGTGAGGAATGGACACGTCTTCCAATAATGGCGATCCAGCTGACTTGTATCAACACCGGGACAGCTCCACTCACAGAATGGACAACGACTGTAAAGCGAATAAGAAATTTCACTACATTGCTGTCCGGCTTTAAAGCAAACGACACTTACATCTTGGGCGTATTTTCCTCTGTTGACTCCGAGTTCGAGGCGCTACCTTTGCGTGAATTGCTGGCGGACAGCATGGAACGCTTGAGCTGCTCATTATATTGCTGCTTCCCATTGCAGCTGGCGGTGGCTAAAGCATGTGCGCTTTTAGAGCTGCTGGTGGGATGCAGGAATTGCGTATCCTCAgtcaaattgttaaatgtatTACCCTCGACCAGCAGCTCCTGTTTGCGCTGCAGATCGAACTTGTCAAATTCAGTGAATAGCTGGCGATACAGCAGATTGCGTCGCGTGATATCATCATCGGGTGGCAGCTGCTTACGCACTAGACGCGGATTCACCTTGTAGACCAGCAAGAGTATACGCTCGGCTACCTTACGCACCGTCTCCGCTGGATGATGTATGCCAGAACAGCCGCAATCTGAGAGCGCACGACAGGTCATGCCGCTGTGCTTGTCCGTGCTTATACCTTGCGTATTTACTAGTTGCTCTAGCATTTGCAATCGACTCATGGCCAAACGCTGATGTGTACCCGAGCCCACAGTGCGCGAGAGAGCAGGCGCTACCAAATGTTGCTCCGCCACTGCTGGACAGGCAGCTATACTCAGTATAGTGTGTTGCGCCAGCGTATGCAGGCGCGCCGAAGGATCACCCGACTTGGCCAGCAACTCAGGCAGCAGACGATCCACGCAACGAGCCACTTCGCTGGGTGACACACGTCCCGGCACGTACTCTAGAAAGAGCACACGCACCGTTTCGGTGGCTTGGTTAAAAACAGAATAAACCGCATCTCTAACAGCCCGATGCAGCAATAAGGCAGCGCTGCGTGCCACTTTATTGGGACTAGCCACCTGCTCATTGTtgttcagctgcagctcctgctccttaAGAAAGTTACGCAAGCGCACCAAGCCGTCCTCGCGATCCTGAAACTGGCGAGAATAGAACTGCTCAACCTGCAAGCAGATTCAACATTTAGAAATAGTTTGCCTCAGGGATTGCTCTGACTTACCAGCTCACTGCCAAATACAAGTATGGGCAGCGCTGCCTGGCGGCGCTCACGATCGTTGAGACGCGAACGACTGCGATTGGGATCCGCTTCGAGCAGCGCATTGCCCTGGCACTCCCTTAAAAATTCATTAGTATTTGAGCTAAACATGAATTGCGAACGCAACGTGTACGGAACGACAAGGTATACGCCAAAAATAAACGAGAcagtaaagtaaaaaaaaacgttacGATAACACATCAACaacttttacattttacttttatacaGCATGCAAGCTAATGCTTCATAGCTAGAATAACAATGCCAAGGACTTACTGTCTCAACGTGGGAATGGTGCGCTCTTCATAGTCGTCATAAGAGTTGCGTGGCGCGCTCTTGTTGCGTCGCCGAAGGGAGCCCTGTCTGCTCGACATGGGCGAGGGTGAAGCTCTGTGTAGGCGCGGTGATTGCGGCAGCTCGTCGTGAGATTTGGCCAACAGATgcagtgcagctgcagcagctgtaggCGCCACAGCGGCGATGACACTGTCATTGCTGCAGCCATCTGTCGAGGATTTGTCGTcttgggtgctgctgctggcacacTTCGATCCTAAGCTTAGCTCGGCCAAGGCTTGTGCCACATCCTGCAGGCTCGGCGCAGGCGGCAGGCTAGGCTTGCCACCCGCATAGATATCGCAGCTTAGATCATTGGCGCTCTGATAGCCCTCAGtttcaagcagctgctgtacTTGTAGCTGTTTCAGCACACAAGCGCgatacatttcaatttgctccTTGCGCAGCTTGGCGGCACCAAAGTCCTCCTGCTGGACAGCCTGGCGCTTGGCCAGCGCATAGCGTCCCAAACGTTCACCTGCTGTACGTAGCGCTGTCATGCAGAGCTTTAGCTTGCGAGCATACTCGAATCTCTCTGTGGTTACAGCTCGCAGTTTGCGCTGCTCCAGTTCACGTATATGATGCACCACAGACTCCTCCACATACATGGAGAACAGCAGATCATCGCAAATGGAGGCGAGTGCGAGTTCACCGGTCGCAGTATCCACTGGTGGCGCCTCTCCATTCATTTGCTCCTCGCCATTGCCGAGGTGAGCGCTGTCCAGTTCCTCGCCAAGCACATTGACTGCTATTAGAGCAATTTGCCCATTGCTGCTATACTGATTGCTATGTGCGCCTATTAGACGTAGCTTCAAGTGTGTACCACGCCTGGGATTGACTGTAACGCTTTGCAGCTCGCGGGACTTGTAGTTGGTATTGGCATTATCTGCCAGCGCCACAAAGCCCAGAAAATCAAAGTACTGCGAAGATGGCGTGCTAGGTATTGACTTTGGTGAGTAATGCAGCCAGAGTTCAACCTTTTCAGCTGCAGAATACGTTTACGTTAATAGCATACTGTTCTTTTTGGTAAATAAGCAGTTCTTACTTACGTATCAGATACTGGTGGGCTAAGAGTTGTATGCGGTAGATCTTTGCCGGCTGATGAAAACGCAAAACAATATCGTGTGTATTCAGTCCGCTGCTTACGGCACTACGCCAGCCGTGCACTGTGGGGCCATGGTTATTAAGCTCGCTGGCCGGAAAGCTGGCGTCTTCGTCtagaaaatcaaattttaaaataaaacggCCAGTTAGCAAATTGATATCTTCAGAAGTTAGTGTTGGTTAACAGTTCGCTCAGTTTTTGATCAGCTGTGGTTTGTTTatgcttacaatttgttgtttattttttttttacttgcaaCTAATTATATCTTTATTAGCGTAGCATAAGTCTGGTGGC
Proteins encoded in this region:
- the LOC108604345 gene encoding ethanolaminephosphotransferase 1 isoform X2, which codes for MKLQRLLDQDYLTQEHLNGFDNYKYSAIDTSPLSQYVMHPFWNWLVKFFPRWFAPNLMTFLGFLFGAMNLVLLSYYDWNFEASSGEAHTTPIPSWVWFCAAINVFVAYTLDGIDGKQARRIGLSGPLGELFDHGLDSYTAMLIPTCLYSIFGRSRVYSVRPLRMYYVCLTVYFNFFVSHWEKYNTGVLYLPWGYDLSMWGSTIMYLVTCYMGFERWKFELPLGPFGSIPMGNIMEAVLHISAMANLPLVVLNVYNSYKHKTGRMLSLWEAVRPLWPFLAFFTILLVWPFVSPNDIMERDPRAIFMLSGTIFSNVSLLSPHSILLIH
- the LOC108604293 gene encoding centrosomal protein of 104 kDa isoform X2 is translated as MAKKISFNVVFASDEDASFPASELNNHGPTVHGWRSAVSSGLNTHDIVLRFHQPAKIYRIQLLAHQYLIPEKVELWLHYSPKSIPSTPSSQYFDFLGFVALADNANTNYKSRELQSVTVNPRRGTHLKLRLIGAHSNQYSSNGQIALIAVNVLGEELDSAHLGNGEEQMNGEAPPVDTATGELALASICDDLLFSMYVEESVVHHIRELEQRKLRAVTTERFEYARKLKLCMTALRTAGERLGRYALAKRQAVQQEDFGAAKLRKEQIEMYRACVLKQLQVQQLLETEGYQSANDLSCDIYAGGKPSLPPAPSLQDVAQALAELSLGSKCASSSTQDDKSSTDGCSNDSVIAAVAPTAAAAALHLLAKSHDELPQSPRLHRASPSPMSSRQGSLRRRNKSAPRNSYDDYEERTIPTLRQECQGNALLEADPNRSRSRLNDRERRQAALPILVFGSELVEQFYSRQFQDREDGLVRLRNFLKEQELQLNNNEQVASPNKVARSAALLLHRAVRDAVYSVFNQATETVRVLFLEYVPGRVSPSEVARCVDRLLPELLAKSGDPSARLHTLAQHTILSIAACPAVAEQHLVAPALSRTVGSGTHQRLAMSRLQMLEQLVNTQGISTDKHSGMTCRALSDCGCSGIHHPAETVRKVAERILLLVYKVNPRLVRKQLPPDDDITRRNLLYRQLFTEFDKFDLQRKQELLVEGNTFNNLTEDTQFLHPTSSSKSAHALATASCNGKQQYNEQLKRSMLSASNSRKGSASNSESTEENTPKIRCPFCEWSCPGVDTSQLDRHYWKTCPFLTKCPQCSQVLEVAALNYHLTSECEAKESYVVCTRCTESVHKQLYELHQMEDYCRELKTGAARCPLCHDDVHLPLDGGWKLHLLSTVGCPGNIRKRNLKKSN
- the LOC108604293 gene encoding centrosomal protein of 104 kDa isoform X1: MAKKISFNVVFASDEDASFPASELNNHGPTVHGWRSAVSSGLNTHDIVLRFHQPAKIYRIQLLAHQYLIPEKVELWLHYSPKSIPSTPSSQYFDFLGFVALADNANTNYKSRELQSVTVNPRRGTHLKLRLIGAHSNQYSSNGQIALIAVNVLGEELDSAHLGNGEEQMNGEAPPVDTATGELALASICDDLLFSMYVEESVVHHIRELEQRKLRAVTTERFEYARKLKLCMTALRTAGERLGRYALAKRQAVQQEDFGAAKLRKEQIEMYRACVLKQLQVQQLLETEGYQSANDLSCDIYAGGKPSLPPAPSLQDVAQALAELSLGSKCASSSTQDDKSSTDGCSNDSVIAAVAPTAAAAALHLLAKSHDELPQSPRLHRASPSPMSSRQGSLRRRNKSAPRNSYDDYEERTIPTLRHSNTNEFLRECQGNALLEADPNRSRSRLNDRERRQAALPILVFGSELVEQFYSRQFQDREDGLVRLRNFLKEQELQLNNNEQVASPNKVARSAALLLHRAVRDAVYSVFNQATETVRVLFLEYVPGRVSPSEVARCVDRLLPELLAKSGDPSARLHTLAQHTILSIAACPAVAEQHLVAPALSRTVGSGTHQRLAMSRLQMLEQLVNTQGISTDKHSGMTCRALSDCGCSGIHHPAETVRKVAERILLLVYKVNPRLVRKQLPPDDDITRRNLLYRQLFTEFDKFDLQRKQELLVEGNTFNNLTEDTQFLHPTSSSKSAHALATASCNGKQQYNEQLKRSMLSASNSRKGSASNSESTEENTPKIRCPFCEWSCPGVDTSQLDRHYWKTCPFLTKCPQCSQVLEVAALNYHLTSECEAKESYVVCTRCTESVHKQLYELHQMEDYCRELKTGAARCPLCHDDVHLPLDGGWKLHLLSTVGCPGNIRKRNLKKSN